The Actinomycetota bacterium nucleotide sequence TTGATCTCCCCGGACGCAGCGTACCGCTGCAGCGGGACCAGCAGCTCCGACAGCGGCGCCGGGGCTTCGGACATGGTTTCCAGCACGTACAGCGCCGCCAGCAGGCCGGAGTCGGCGCGGTAGTTCTCCCTGAAGTAGTAGTGGCCCGAGTGCTCGCCTCCGAACACCGCGCCCGTGGAGGCCATCAGCTGCTTGATGTAGGAGTGGCCGACCTTCGACCGGACCGGCACTCCCCCACACTCCCGGACGACCTCCGGGACCACCCGCGAGCAGATGACGTTGTGGATGACGGTGCCCCCCGGCTCCCGG carries:
- the manB gene encoding phosphomannomutase/phosphoglucomutase (converts mannose-6-phosphate to mannose-1-phosphate; the resulting product is then converted to GDP-mannose by ManC which is then used in the synthesis of mannose-containing glycoconjugates that are important for mediating entry into host cells) yields the protein REPGGTVIHNVICSRVVPEVVRECGGVPVRSKVGHSYIKQLMASTGAVFGGEHSGHYYFRENYRADSGLLAALYVLETMSEAPAPLSELLVPLQRYAASGEINTPVADQQAAMARVADAYPEGEHDTLDGLTVSYPDWWFNLRPSNTEPLLRLNVEASSPAVMQPRRDELLALIRGG